The following is a genomic window from Mauremys mutica isolate MM-2020 ecotype Southern chromosome 4, ASM2049712v1, whole genome shotgun sequence.
cctctggaacagggcaggagcagacgttattccgaagggtaggcaacAGTattgataaagccccttatgagtcacaatagtcaacagctcttgggacttttcatcgacgtgcatctgtaaatatgcttgactcagatcaatcttactgaacatTTGTcctccagccaggcctgcgaagaggtcatcgatgcggggaagctctgcacacaacactgggttgacagtgactttaaaatcatcgCAAATcaggagagagccatctttcttcactattggaatgataggagtggcccatgagctatgggtaactggtattaggactccattggtgaccaggcgctccaggtctgcttcaacttttggcctgatggcatatggcacagttcgggctttcagatattttggtggaatgtcaggtttaatgttcaatgtcacagtgattcccttcatacttcccaaatcatctccaaaaacagcagcatgtttccttagtataggggttagactggtttcttctttagtcatccggtgcacttctgcccagttcagttgaatcttcctaagccaagacctacccattaaggctgggtagtcacctctcaccacaaacagtggcaatttagcagcctgtccattgagctccaccttaacatcaatagtgcccaacatgggcacagcttctcccgtatatgtcttcagaacagtttttgttgccttaagcggaagatgctgtagcttttctttatacacagtctcggagaccagcgagatggctgcaccggtgtccagttccatgcgtataggtttgccatccaacaacggggttaccccgtattcatgtgagcccactgccaaagacaaaacatgcagtggcacttcctcttgcgatgaggtgtcaccttgatcatcctgggtctgctctagagtatgcagggttcctccttttgtcggccagaccacaggcctctttttcttttgtttacaggcacactcaatgtgtccctttttgccacagtgtcgacacaccaggtccttacaccagcattctgatgcctggtgacccggcttaccacagcggtaatattcttgactctgcacagttttgtgggtcggttcttgtgactctttttgcaccctaggggatgcacagatgtattgcgcctcccttgtaaccagttccatggagacagcaatatcaacagcctctgtaatgtaagctgagcctctgtcagtaggcgcttccgtatagcttcactgtagaggccacacactaacctgtcacgcagggcatcatttaacatctctttaaattcacagtgttctgctagtttttttaaaattgctacaaattgtacaactgtttcatcttccttttggtctcttttgtggaacctatatctttcagcaattaccagtggtttgggggaaaatgggaccccagaatttccacaatgtcactctaagatttagtctcaggcttaacagggtgtagtaagctgcgtagcagggagtaggttttagcccctacaacacttaagaatattggcaccttcttcgcttctgtaatgtcatttgcaataacaaaaagctcaaaacgctcagtatacacatgccactgctctatattctcatcaaaaggttccagtgtcctggtcagagtagccatgatttttagtttcactttcacagtcagtgcaaacaagcagtatttttgtttgtttgttctttaccttgacttctacttccttctgttactggagcagcaccggaatcccatcctcgtcgccacttgttatatccttgggggcagccggtttaggaagaaatcacttgaggccagacagcagacagctaacaaaactaccattttatttacagacacagagctcactcaaccggccgaagctggctgggctatcccctaataatctaactcagttgccataggaacaaaaaccatgacaaccaaatacacaacaggggtggccagggcttcagcggggcgctcaccCCGCAGCCCCAACCTCTGCAccacctgctgggagggctctgcACCGCTCCGgttggctgggagggaaggacgcgggctgccctgccaagtttgctgcagggcgctcccctcctctgccccctacagggcggccagatcagggaaccaaaaataaaaacacctgctgtgccaccctaggattgggtggaatgcctccccgtagaatctgccaccccaagcacgagcttgctcggctgatACCTGGAGCCGGGCCTGTCCTGAGGCTGGTGTGGGGCTGCCATGACCAGCCAGGCACAGCCCTCGGTATGTCAGAATCACTGATTCGTATCCATCTCCTcttgggggggggctgagtgtgaaagaggaagaggaagagaaaaaggcCAGCAGCGGAGGTTTCATGGTGACAGAGCGGATCATGATGAGCCTGCCTCCAACAGAGAAGAGACAGGGAGACTGCTCGCTCTCTAACAGTTCCAGTGGGTACAATGTTACGGACCTATCTGAACAAAGAGTTAACTGTCCTGCTTAGAATACAGCAGTGACTCCTCTTCTTGTGATCAGCACCATCTCTCTGCTCATCTGACTATTCAGCCTGCTGAGGAATGGGATTGTTCTCTGGTTCCTTGGCTTTCTCATTAAGAGGAActctgtcatcttctacctcCTGAACCTGGCCATCACTGACTCTGCCTTTCTCCACTGCATGGCTGTTTTCTTGctcattatatttttatatttacacCTGTGCTTCTCAATTGTAACTTGCTGTAATGGGATTAAATTAAGAAGGGGAAAATGTAGattgaatatcaggaaaaaaagaaacatttcatatTGATTTGACCTTTTTAAAGTGTTTGAAAATTTTCatataaaacaatattttttcaaaaaagtTGTTTGAAATGATGTTACACTCCAAAAATGTTGAAACCGGAtattttgacattatcaaaatctttcatttttttaaacaaaattttttgactttgacacatttttcaaaaatttagATTTTTACAAAAATGACATTATTTGTTGAAAACcccattttgacaaaaaaaatcttaccagtGCACAGTGTaaccttattttcttttcttttctgcaaAGAAGTAGTTGCTATTTCAGCACACTAGAGGGAGGGTAGGAAGTTGGCAACCATGGGGCTGGCATGGAAGGCTTCATTAGGGCAGACATTCCTGCATGTATACACATACACCCTTAATGAGAAGCTGGAAGCTCCTGACCAATAAGTAGTGAGTTCTATCAGGAGTACAAAACTGGCAGCCAGCTTGAGCACAAGTCAGAAACTGTCCAGCCCTGCAGCTGCCAGGAGTAATCCATGCTGAATCTATAGGTTGGATCTTAGTACAGTTTCCTGTAATTTTACAGAAGTCTGTAGGAATGAGACAGGAGGCATTTAGCTGGAGACATGTAGTACCCTCTGATTACCTTCTGATCTCTCTGAGGGGTAccaaaagaaactgcaccatctgctcaagaaactccctgaagaaGCACAGGAATAAATTTATACTGACACACCCTTAGAGCCCtgacttacctacatgcctccagctttcatccagaccacatcacacgatccattgtctacagccaagccctcagatacaaccgcatttgctccaatccctcagacagagacaaacacctacaggatctctatcaggCATTCTTAAAACCACaatcccacctggggaagtgaagaaacagattgacagagcccgaagggtacccagaagtcacctactacaggacaggcccaacaaagaaagtaacagaacgccactagccatcaccaacagcccccaactaaaacctctaaagcacatcatcaaggatctacaaactatactgaaggacgatccctcactctcacagaccttgggagacagatcagtcctcacttacagacagccccccaatctgaagcaaatactccccagcaactacacaccacacaacaggaacactaatccaggaaccaaCCCCTGacacaaaccccgttgccaactctgtctgcatatctattcaagtgacaccatcataggacctaatcacatcaaccacgccatcaggggctcattcacctgcacatctaccaacgtgatatatgccatcatgtgccagcaatgtccctctgccatgtaaattggccaaaccagacagtctctatgcaaaagaataaatggacacaaatcagacatcaagaactgtaacattcaaaaaacagtaggagagcacttcaatcacTCAATAACAAACTTAAAAGttgccattcttcaacaaaaaaacttcaaaaccagacttcaatgagaaactgcagaactggaattaatttgcaaacttgacaccatcaaattaggcctgaatgaagactgggagtggctgggtccctacaaaaaataattttccctctcttgatactcacaccttcttgtcaactgctgggaatgggccacatccaccctaattgaattggcctcattagcctTGGCccctccacttggtaaggcaactcccatcttttcatgtactgtatacttatacctgcttactgtattttctactccatgcatctgatgaagtggttatatcgcacaaaagcttatgcccaaataaatttgttagtctttaaggtgccacaaggactcctcattgtttttactgatacagactgtcaaggttcatcccccactatgaactttagggtacagatgtggggacctgcatggacacttctaagcttaagtactagcttagatctggtaacactgccaccatccagaaatttcagtgtctggatcactttctgtccccccaaaaccttcccctccctgggcagccttgagaggctttttcaccaagttcctggtgaacaccgatccaaccccttggatcttaacacaaggagaatttaaccatcccccctcccttcctccaccaattcctgttgagtccagatccaatccccttggatcttaacacaaggaaaaaatcaatcaggttcttaaaaagaaagcttttaattaaagaaagaaaggtaaaaattatctctgtaaaatcaggatgaaaaatactttacagggtaatcagatttatatagcccagaggaaccccctctagccttaggttcaaagttacagcaaacagaggtaaaatcctctcagcaaaaggaacatttacaagttgagaaaacaaaaacaagactaacatgccttgcctggctattacttacaagtttgaaacatgagagactgattcagaaagatttggagagcctggattgatgtctggtccctcttagtcctaAGAGCGAACAACccacaaacaaagagcacaaacaaaagacttccctccaccaagatttgaaagtatcttgtccccttattggtcctctggtcaggtatcagccaggtttacttagcttcttaaccctttacaggtaaaagagatattaacccttaactatctgtttatgacacgcagACTAACAGAGCTACCCTTCTGAAACCTGCTAATTGAGTGTATGTATGTAATTGTCTTATGGTAAAACTAGTATGGGATCcctagaagaaagaaagaaagaaagaaagaaagaaagaaagaaagaaagaaagaaagaaagaatcctATTATAATTTCCACTTTTAGTATTTAGAGGACTCTTATACAAAATCCAGCTGTAGGATATGAATTCATGGTCTGTGCAAATACTTTGTAAGATAGAGGAATTTTGTAGCACAGAATTGGTAAGTAACTTGACTAATTTCCCCCAATATAGATTGTACCAGCACCAGTAGATATCATGTAGCATTTTCGAGGGGCCTATCTCTACCTCTTGTCACTTAGGGTCAACACATCTTTTTTCCATCTTAAAGGGAGGATTGTTTCATAATAAGCCTTACAAATATTCTTGCTCGGCCACATGATTCAGCACTGTCCAGCAGCAGAGAGTCCCACAGTTAATGGCCATGTCATAATGTTTAGCACCCCTATGCCATGTTACCTCTTCAAAGTTAAGTCAtgagtagagctggctggaaatggATGTTGTAGACATTTTACTATTATTTTGTTGATTTTCCAACAACCTGAATCAAAACACTTTGGTTGGTTGAACTCAACCAAAAAAATGGTTCAAGTCAATTTGACACTATATTGCATCGAGCTAGGGTGCCATGGAGACTCATAGGAGTTGTATTTTGTGTGCTTTGTTACCCCATTCTCTCCGATGGGCCTGGCTTCTTGCTTGGACTACACATTCCACAACGCACCATGGTATCTCCACTGTAGGGGTGGAAATTCTGATTTTGACTCAGCTCCACTCTTGAAATAAATAATGAATCTTTATAATCTTTATAAAGAATCTTTAATGAATGCTTTATATGAAGCAGCAAAATACAGCCAGTGATTCAAATTTAGGACTTCCGTTTCTGTACTTATTCCTTTAGGCCATATGTGTGCCTCATATATTAGGTACATGAAGGCTCCTTGAAGTATGTTAGCAGATATGCTTCCATTCGTCTTAATGTTCAGGTTCAGGGTGAAAAAGTGAATCCAATTCTCTTTAATTTAGGTCTATTCAATTTCTGATTACCATGGATTTTCACACCAGACAATACTCAAAGTTACATGAAGtaaacagagaaaataataaactcAGCCCAAGGATTTTTCTTTATTATCTCACCAACATTTTTGCTGCACTGACACCTGTCAAGAAACTGTTACTCGGTCTAATAACCTTTTCAGGGCATccttcacctccttgttcctcaggctgtagataaGAGGATTCAGCATGGGGATCACCACTGTGTAGAACACTGAGATCACTTTGTCCCAGTCCAGCGAGTAACTGGAAATTGGCCTGACATACATAAAGACTGTGGTGCCATAGAATATCATGACAGCTGTCAGGTGGGAGgcacaggtggagaaggctttgcgTCTGCCCCCAGTGGAGCGGAtcctcaggatggtggagatgatataGATATAGGAGACCAGAATCTCCAATGAGGTGATGATGCTGTGAAATGTACCAAAGGTGTAAAGCACTATCTCATTGCTGTAGGTATCAGAGCAGGAGAGCTGTATCAGTGGGGGGATGTCACAGAAATAATGACTGATGACATTAGAGCTGCAGAAGGACAGTCGAAAGGTGGAGATAGTTTGTGCCAGTGCATGAACAAAGCCAATGAGATACGAGCCAGCCACCAGCTGGGCACAGACTCTACGGAACATGATGACCATATAGAGtagtgggttacagatggccATGTAATGGTCATAAGCCATCACTGCCAACAGGAGGCATTCAACACTCACTGTGAGCACAAAATAGAACAGTTGTGCAATGCACCCACCAAATGAAATGGCTCTCCTCTCAGTTAGGAAATCCACCAGCATCTTGGGGGTGATGGTTGAGGAGTAGCAGAAATCCACAAAATCCAAATTACTGAGGAAATAGAACATCGGGGTGTGGAGCCGGGGGTCGACCCTGACCAACATGATCATCCCGAGGTTTCCCACCAGGGTGATCAGGTACATCACTAAGAAGAGCAGAAAACAGATGGCCTTCATCTCTGGACTTTCTGTTAGTCCTGAGAGAACAAACTCAGTCACCAGGGTGTGATTTCCCCCAGCCATTTTGTCTGCACAGGTGTTATCTGCTGATTGACTCTTCCTGATTGACCAAAGAGAGAACTGACGAGCCCCAATTTATCTTCTAGATAACCAAGGTACTTATATAGTCCTCATTACCATAGCACCTAACCGcctaaaaatatttaatgaatttgTCCTCACAACAACCCTATGAGGTAgggcagatgggaaactgaggcacggagcagctaaatgacgtgtccaaggtcacacataCTGACTGTAGCAGGGATGGGACTTGCTTCCTGGTCTCTTACGGCTCAAGATAGTACCTGAACCACTGGACCGTTCTCACCCTCATTGTGCCCAACTCAGCAATTCAGCCTTGCTGGGAAAGATGCACTAAGCATCATCCCTACAGCTCACGGTGCATCCCTGCCTCTCCACCCCAATGCAGCTGCAGTTGGATGTGTCCATCTGTGAGCAATGTGATCCAAATGTTCATGAAGGGCAAGGGCCATCTTCTTCCTGAAATAGAAAATCTCAGCATTAACTCAAGGAACTTCATGGGttttcaccttcccctgcagcatgaggcatggaTCATGTGCTGGGATTACCTGGGCCTGGCTCATccaatcagttccctgccatttcaGGAGCTTTGGGTATTGATGGcaccttggtctctcctgttctctctgTGGCACCACattagtctcctgaggactgaaatgctttagtctaactAAAGTCTTTGGGCTTTATATAGTAATAATTGGGTAAAAATTAAGGGCCTGcaaaggtcccttctggctttaaagtcaATGAAACTATGAATCTCAGGTATCACTTTTAGCCATTCAGAACTCCAACAGGAAAAAGCGAGTGGCTTCTTTGCTATAATAACACGATGGCAGGAGGTTAATATTTTGGCCAAACCAGCAGTAGAACTCAACCCCCAGCAGAGGGTGAGGTATGAAAACTCCTTCTtcttggcctgatccaaaggccattgaagtcaaggggtgactttccattgatttcactgtacactgGATTGGCACAATGGTCATTTTCTGATGAGAAATTAAATATATCATGAT
Proteins encoded in this region:
- the LOC123369537 gene encoding olfactory receptor 1038-like, with protein sequence MAGGNHTLVTEFVLSGLTESPEMKAICFLLFLVMYLITLVGNLGMIMLVRVDPRLHTPMFYFLSNLDFVDFCYSSTITPKMLVDFLTERRAISFGGCIAQLFYFVLTVSVECLLLAVMAYDHYMAICNPLLYMVIMFRRVCAQLVAGSYLIGFVHALAQTISTFRLSFCSSNVISHYFCDIPPLIQLSCSDTYSNEIVLYTFGTFHSIITSLEILVSYIYIISTILRIRSTGGRRKAFSTCASHLTAVMIFYGTTVFMYVRPISSYSLDWDKVISVFYTVVIPMLNPLIYSLRNKEVKDALKRLLDRVTVS